Genomic DNA from Vanrija pseudolonga chromosome 3, complete sequence:
accCAGGACAAGACCGACCTTCGTTCGCCCATCTGCTGTATTCTCGGTCACGTCGACACTGGTAAGACCAAGCTGCTGGACAAGATCCGTCAGACTTCGGTCCAGGAGGGTGAGGCTGGTGGTATTACCCAGCAGATTGGTGCCACCTTCTTCCCCAAGGAGGCTCTTATCGAGAAGACCGAGGCCGTCAACAAGGACGGCAGCGTGGACGTCAAGATCCCTGGTCTCCTTATCATCGACACGCCCGGCCACGAGTCGTTCACCAACCTCCGTTCTCGTGGTTCGTCGCTGTGTAACATtgccatcctcgtcatcgacATTACCCACGGTCTCGAGCCCCAGACCATTGAGTCGATCAACATGCTCAAGATGCGCAAGACACCGTTCATTGTCGCCCTCAACAAgatcgacaagctcgacgccaccGAGTGGAAGATCACCAAGGACGCCGGCTTCCGCGACACTCTGGCCAACCAGTCGAAGCGTATGCAGCGCATGTTCGAGGACCGCCTCCAGCACGTCAAGGTGCTCCTCATGGAGCAGGGTCTCAACTCGGAGGTCTACGACCAGAACCCCAACCCTGGTCGTATTGTTTCGATTGTCCCCACTTCGGCCGTCACTGGCGAGGGTGTCCccgaccttctcgccctGCTCGTCAAGCTCACTCAGGAGCGTATGACGGGTTCGCTCATGTACCtctccgagcccgaggccacCATCCTCGAGGTCAAGGTTATTGAGGGTCTCGGTACCACCATCGACATTGTCCTTGTCAACGGTTTCCTCAAGGAGGGTGACACGATTGTCTTGTGTGGCATGAACGGACCAATCGTCACCAATGTTCGAGCGCTCCTCACACCACAGCCCATGCGCGAGTTGCGCATCAAGTCGGCCTATGTCCACCACAAGCAGGTCAAGGCTGCGCTCGGTGTCAAGATCTCGGCTCCCGGTCTCGAGAAGGCCATTGCCGGTGCCCGCATGTTCGTCGCCAAcaactcggacgaggaggagtacTACAAGGACTTGGCCATGGACGACCTTACCTCGCTCGACAAGTTTGTGCAGAAGTCTGGCCGTGGTGTCTACGTCCAGGCGTCGACTCTTGGTTCGCTCGAGGCCTTgctcgtcttcctcaagGACATGAAGATCCCCGTGTTCGAGTTTGGCCTTGGTCCCGTGTACAAGAGCGCAGTTATCCGCTCGAGCTTGATGTTGGATCGAGCACCAGAGTACGCTGTCATGCTCTGTTTCGACGTGCCAGTCACCtttgaggccgaggaggctgccAAGCGTGACGGTGTCAAGATCTTCTCAGCCATGATCATCTACCACCTGTTCGACGCGTTCAAGAAGCACATGGAGGAGGTGACAGAAGCGCGCAAGAAGGAGGCTGCGCCCAACGCCGTTTGGCCCGTCAAGCTCAAGATCATCAAGCCTTTCGCGTCCAAGGACCCTATCATCCTTGGCTGTGACATTGTCGACGGTGCCACTGCTCGTGTCGGCACACCTGTCGGTGTTGTTCGCTacgacaaggagaagggcaCGCGCGAGATCATCCCTCTGGGCAAGATTACCGGCCTCGAGATCAACCACAAGCCGATGCAGGTCGTCAAGCGCAGCCAGGTCGGTGCCGGTGTCGCCGTCAAGATTGAGCGTGCCGCGTACCAGGCCGCAAGGGCGTTCGGCCGCCACTTTgacgagaaggacgaggtcgtGTCGCTCATCACGCGCCAGTCGCTTGATGTCTTGAGTAAGTGTAGTGTTGTTATTTGCTTGTTACCAGTCTAACACGCCCGCAGAAAACACGTTCCGTGACCAGGTCGAGCTGTCCGACTGGGCTCTGTTGAAGAAGATGAAGATTGAGCAGGGCGTCCAATAAACGGTTGGGCCACGACTAGGCATAGGATGGCTGCGGGAACCCACGCTGCTTGTCCCGGCGACGGTGTATCGCCGCATCTATTCGCATTGATTACAGTTTTGATATGCATTGGGTAACACGAGAGGGTAAGAGGGCGAAGCGGCGTGCAGTTAGTTAGCAGAGCAGCAGGTCGACCAATTCCAAGAGCCACAGGCCATCAACTCAACCTCCATGTCCATTACCTCGATGCATGATCTCTACCTCTAGGCATACTGCCCTTTACACGCCGGCTCCTAAGCCGAAGGGGCGGGCTTCTCGCcgcgcttgacggcctcgacgagggcacgcacaccctcctccccgcggACCTTGTACACGCGCTTGGGGAgggtctcgagctcggccagctgcTCGGGCAGGACGTCGCGGCGGAAGTCGAAGCCGGGCGCCGTGTCCTTGttgagggcgagctcgacggcctcggagAACTTGGCGGGGTGGGCCGTGCTGAGGGTGACCCATgtcttgccgcccttggcctttGAGCGCTCGGTcgtggcgaggccgacggcagtgtgcgggtcgacgacgtacgGGCCGTACGGCTTGGGAAGGCTGTAGTACTTGTtgatctcggcgagcgtctcgcTGTCCGAAACACGCTCGGCCCAGAACTCGGAGTCGGCGAGCTTCTGCACCGCGGCGCCCATGTCGGCCGAGCCGGTcgccttgatctcgtcgtACCACTTGCTCAGCTgcgcctgggcggcggcgcggcgctcctcgggcgagccggcggcgacggcgcccgTCTGCGTGTCGTGCGCGAGGTAGTAGAGCAGGCGCTCAAAGTTTGAGCTGAGGAGAATGTCCATCGCGGGCGAGTAGGTCGCCTTGACGCCCTCGGAGCCGTTACGCTCGTACCGTCCCGTCGCGAAGAAGCGCTGGAGAATGTCGTTCTCGttggtcgcgacgacgagcttgccgaccggcaggccgaggcgcttgGCGTACCATCCGGCGAGGATGTCGCCAAAGTTGCCGGTCGGCACGGAGAAGTTGACGTCCTTGCGCTCTGCCTCGGGCAGCTGGAAGTACGCGGCAAAGTAGTAGACGATCTGGGCGAGGATGCGCGCCCAGTTGATCGagttgacggcgccgaggcggtgcgcCTTGTTGAACGCCGCGTCCGAGAAGCACGACTTGACAATCGACTGGCACGTGTCAAagtccgagtcgagcacCGAGACGCAGTACACGTTCGCGTCGGGGACCGTCGCCATCTGCGCCTCCTGGATAGGCGACACACGGCCGTCGGGGTACAGGATGAAGATGGTGATGGCGGGTTTGGAGCGGAGGCCGTAgatggcggcgctggggttGGGGTCAGTACGCTCTCGACTCGCCCTCACGTCGCCCCACTCACGAGCCAGTGTcgcccgaggtcgcgccgAGAACAGTCAGCTGCTCGTTCGCTCCGGCCTCGTTGCGCTTCTCGAGGAGGTACGCGAACACGTTGCCGACAAACTGGAGCGCAACGTCCTTGAACGCCCAAGTGGGGCCATGCCACAGCTCGAGCGTGtactcgccgtcggccgtctTGCGGAGGGGCGTGACGGCGTCCGAGCGGAAGGTGGCGTACGAGCGGTCGATAAtgtccttgaggtcggcggaGGGGATCGAGTCGACGGGGATGAACAGGCTCAGGATGGCGTGCGAGAGCTCGGCAAACGACAGCTTGGCCCACGCCGTCTCCCAGTCCGCTGGGAGCGAGGGAATCTCGGTCGGGATGTACAGCCCGCCGTTGGGCGCCAGGCCGGTGAGAACAGCCTGTGGTGTTGCGTGAGTTTGGAACGTGTCGAACGTGTCGCCGAAGGGAGCCGAGGGGAGCGGAgtgctcggcggcagaggTGGAGCGGGGTAACACCAGCAGCGCCCAGCTGGCAGCACTTACCTCGTCGAACGagagcgtctcggcgccgccgcgcgtggaGAAGTACCTTGTCTGCGACATGTTTTGTTGTgattgaggaggaggagcaagaTCAAGCCGGGGATGTTCAATGTTGCCCTTGGTACGACTTTCGAGTCGATCGGAGTCGGCTCTCCACGCCCTGAGGCAAGGTTGCGGCATCCCTCACAACTCCAGATACCGGCCGACTTTTTCACTCCTTCCGTCGCTAATTGGGCGGGCACTCCTCCCCATCTGTGGCTATCAGCCTGCCTCGCTCGTATCGCTTCATTCATGATGCATGCATATTGCTTGGGGTCGCGATTCTTGCGCCCAATGATGACTCTCACTATCTACCTATGAAAGACTATGAAACGGAAACCATGCTACGGATAAATCGGCCAAAGGGGGAAACAAGATGTTGCTTCTCACTCCTTGGGAGTGAGTGCAGACAGAGATTGCTCAAACGACTCCGTCGCGGCACCCTGCAGCAGGTGCAGGCGgtccttgtcgacgaggagctttgacacgggcgggcggggaaTAACACCTTCCTCGTGCAGACCGACAGCGAGGACTTGAAGCTGGCTAAGCATGTAGCTCAGGCTGGCCACTTGCTGGACGTCGGTAGTGTCGGGGAACAGAGCTGGTAGCAGTTGGATCACACGCAGTAGCGACTTGCCCAATCTAGAcagcttctcggcgtcgtggggGTCGGGATGCGCACCGGCGTTTTTAACCGATTTCAGCAGTCCCTTCACCTCCGTGACGATCTCCAGGTACTCGAGGTACAGGCCACCGTTGTACTCCCAGCCCGTGGGCTTGAGAGGCTCGAGAGCCTCGCACAGCCGGCGAAGAAGGTTGCGGTCGTCTCGCAGCGCGGCCTCTGGAGCAAGCTTACCCACGAGGAGGCGCTGAGCACGGTCGGGGAGGTTGGCGGGGATGAGCGCGTAGTACTCCTTGTACacatcgccctcggcagccaGGTTGGCAGCGCGGGCTTCGTGGAGCCACTCGATCGGTACGTGGAGGGTGTTGATCAAAAAGTCTTGGTCGCGGGGCGAGGGCTCCGGGTGGCGGAAGAGAAGCGCCTGGATCGCTGTccggcggctgctggcgcgctcgagatGCAGGAGCACGAACGCAGCCCAGGTCCACtgtccctcctcctcaagctgCTGCGCATACGAGCTCGTGATCTGATCTGCTGTAGCGCTGAAGCTCtggccatcgtcgtcggcttcctcgCGGTCCTCAAAGTCGCGCTTGGCAAGCACGCGAGACAGGAGGAGGTACAGGTGCCACGGGAGTCGGAAATCCGTCGGGCTGGGCGAACAGTCGCGAGCGGAAAGGACGTTGTCGAGGGACACGGTCAGGTCCGAGTAGAGCTTGAGCAGGTTGAACAGGACATCTGTGGGCTGGGTAGGCAGGGTCCACTCGCGGTCATCACCAGGCTTCTCCAGGTAGGGGGGCAGCGGACGAGCCGGGGGGTGCGCCGACTGAAGGGCTTCAGAGTagtcggcgagcacgccggcgatCGAGTCCTCGAACGAGCAGCCGTACCAGAGGCGCAGGCCAAAGGCACGCTTCCAgtcaaggccctcggcgacgagaacCTCGCGAGACGAGTCGGTACCTCCAGGTGAAACGTCGGTCACACCAGCCAGGAGAGCGTACAGCTTGCGGTAGTCGTATCCGATCAGGCCACTCGCGCCAAACTGGTTCCAATCCTGGAGTTGGCGGgcaacctcggcgcggaAGACGTCGGGTCCACCTGCCTGCGACACCAGGGTGGCCAAGCGCATGTCCTTGCCATCGAGGGCAGACTGGACAGCACGGTCAACCTGGTTGCCCGTCAAGAGCGTGAACACCTTGGCGGGGCGATTGTCGCCAGCGTTGAGCAGGTCTGCGTCGACGGCCGGAGCAACGGCATCTTCGAGCCACTTGGACAGAGCAAGCTTGCGTCGAACCTCGGCAACGTTGCCGCGGACCTCATCTGGTGTGCCCGCTGGAAGACCAAGGTCGATCTCGTCAAAGAGTGCCTGGCCAAGGCGCCAGACGCTCGCTTCATGAGAGCGGTCTGCAGTGGGGAAGAGGGCCGCAAACTCCTTGAAGCGGACGCCGTTGTCGATAAACGCCGTGGGCACACCATCGACATCTTCGACATTGGTGTGCTCGAGCAAGAGGTTGAGCAGGCGCTCAGCCCGAGGTCGCTCAATGGCAGCTGGTTGAGCGAGAAGCTGGACATCCTCGACCATCACGACCGGGTCGGAAGACGAGCTAAACTTGGCGTGTGGCGCACAAATCTTGCCAAAGTGGACCAATTCACCGTTAGGTCCCCACGAGCAGCGAAATGAGCGGCCGAGGGCCAAACCGGCATCGGCACGAACACCCTCGTTGCCACCAACAAACGAGTCAGCCAAGGGAACCTTGGCGTACTTGCGAGGCTGGCGGATCAGAGGCGGACTGGAGGACTCGCCGAAGGAGGCGCGCTTGACGGCCCGGTCGCCAAGCTTCGCAtcaccctcctcggcagACTCAAAACCCGAgtcctcgcgcttgcgctggagcgcgcgggcggcctccagagccgcggcgcgctgtgcCTGGGCAGGCGTCGTACGGGGAGCCTTGGTCGGCTGAGATCCGTAGAACGACGACTGCATTTGGCGCAGCTTGCGCATCccttcggcgccgagcttggtcTTGATCGGACGGTCCCAGTTGCCCTGGACAtcggctggctcgtcgtcataCTGctccacgtcctcgtcgtatGAATCGGACTCCTCAGTGTCCTCGAAGCTGCCTTCGTCTGAGTGCATTAAAGTGTCGTGGATGCTTTTGGTGGGAGGAAGAAAgtcgacatcctcctcgtcgtcaaacgaGTCCGACATTGAGTGGTCATCGACAGACTTGTCGAAAGGGGCAGGGGTGGGCGACGCTGGCGTGTCCTCGTCCgactcctcgtcgtcactgccgAGAAGGCCGTACTTGGAGAAGTGCTCGACGCGGAAGGTCCAGACACCGTCCTCAGTGAAGCTGATGAACTCGGTGTCACGGATGGCCTTGATGCGCTTGAGGTGGCGCTGGTAGCGAGGGTCGCTGGGGTCTGTGACAATCTGCTTGGTACCCTTGTCGCGAGCAAAGCAGTTCTCGAGCGAGATCTCAGCTGGGACGTTGAGACCGTTGCCACGCTCAGGCTTGTTCGTCTCATCGGGGTAGACAGTAAGCTCCAAATCCTccacgacgatgacgccgccgagcacgtcgttgAGCGACGAGAGAGTGGTAAGGtcgacggggtcgaggaAGGTAACCTCGCCGTAGCCCTTGCGGCCAGCGGAGAAGTTAGCAACGCTGCTGAGCTGGTCGTGGGAGAGCATCCGAAGCTTGTCGATCGACGGCCTGCACCAGTAGTCACCCTTCTTGTGTTGGTAAGTCACCGGTGGGGGCCGAACTGCCACCTCAGTGACAGTCgtgggagggcggcgagtgggggTGTCGTCGATCACACGCGGAGTGATCACAGCGGGGCTGCGACTCCTGAAGTTGTCGCCGGGAGTGGGAGGAGCAGAGCCGTTGCCGTTCGCCGAGCTCTTGAGCGCCGACTTGCCAAGGACAGACTCGAGGCGATCATCGCTGGTTGACAGGCCGTTCTGTTGCTTGCTAATGGTGAGCTTCTTGACGCTGGGGCGCGGGATAAACGCGTTGGGGGACAGCGCCTGCTCCGTGAGGCCCTTGTAGCGATCGGAAGGCACAGGGGTGCCGTAGAGCGAGCGGCTgggggacgacgacactCCAAGACcggggctgccgccgcgggctGAGCCCTGCGATGAGTTGAGCCCCTTGTAGGGAGATCCAAATCCGCGGAGGTTGCTGACTCGGCCCTTGGAAGGAGTGACGCGGAAGGTAGATGTGGTgagaggagggagagcaGGCTTCTTGTTCGACGTGCTAATTTCCAGCTGCTGGTTGTTGTACTTGAACAAGTCGTTGTTGCCGTAAGGGTTCTGGTCAACCGAGGCCATGAGATTcggttgctgctgctgctggagggTTGACTGGCCAAGGGTGCTGCCAAACAACGAGTTGGTCTGTGCAGGCTGCTGGTTCGTGCTGCCGAAGAGGCCAGAGGTTGCTGGCTGAGACTGTCCAAGGGCACTGCCAAAGAGGCCTCCCGTGGTgccagtggcagcggcgggctgcTGAGTCTGCTGCCCAAACAGTGAGCTTCCAGAACCAAACAGACCGCCAGGCTTGggggcggccgccgcctgggtGTTGCCAAACAGGCCACCGCCAGTGGTCGCCTGAGCCTGGCCGAAGCCACCAAAGCCGGTCGTGCCGGTGGCGGCAGGCTGGGCGGCCGCGTTGCCGAACAGGCCGCCCGTAGTTGCGGGCTTGGCGCCGAAGAGCGATGAGCCAGTTGCGGCGTTGTTCGCGTTACCAAACAAACCACCTGTAGAAGCTGGTTGAGCAGGCTGCTGCGTAGTAGCACTACCAAAGAGACCCGTACCAGTAGCAGGTGCGGCAGCGTTGGTCTGCCCAAACAGGCCTCCCGTTGCAGGCTGCGCGGCAGTGTTGCTTTGGCCGAAGCCGCCGAAACCCGTCGTGCCGGTCGTAGCTGCGGGCGTCGAGCCGAAGAGGCCACCTGCAggcttggccgcggcgttgCCGAAGAGACCACCAGTGGTGCCGGTCTGCGTGTTGGTCTGGCCAAAGAGCGACGTagcgggctgggcggcggtgttGGTCTGACCGAAcgcgttggtggtggtgttttGCTGGCCGAAGAGACCACCAGTCTGGGCgggctgttgctgctgctgttgctgctgtccAAAGCCACCAAAGCCAGTCGTGCCCGTGCTTTGCTGGCCGAAACCAGTGGTCGCGGCAGCGGGCTGACCGAACGCAGAGGTGGTGGCTGCGCCGAATGCAGGCTTGTTAGCAGCCTGGCCAAAGCCACCGAagcccgtcgaggccggctgctgctgctgctggttcTGACCAAAGgggctgctgttgttgttgttgttgccgaaTAGACCACCGCCAGTGGTGTTGGCCTGGTTTTGCTGCTGGCCGAAGAGACCGCCGCCGGTGTTGGTGTTCTGCTGGCCGAAGGTAGAGGTGTTGTTCTGGCCGAATAAGCCGGTGCCAGTGTTCTGAGGCTGGCCGAAGCCTCCAGCAGTGTTGCTGGTA
This window encodes:
- the FUN12 gene encoding Eukaryotic translation initiation factor 5B codes for the protein MPPKNKGKKGKKGDDDDFWAEKEKAFDSKLATPADDGDVNKPSAFDALDDDEEQGGLMAMISAAKNKKKDKKKKANTFALDDDDEEHKPAGIEEAPVNYDDEWPEEDVKPKKGKKGKKAKQQVVEDEDEEEQKPAGIIEEAPANLDDEWPEEDVKPKKGKKGKKGKQQQVEDEDDDDFLEKAAAEAAAAKAAAEAAAKPAPAPEAAADEDEDDEEGGGKILGKKEKERLKKEKEKAKKKAQAAKKKAAAADEAPEAPEPTPAAAAEPAAEAEDDEDGDDAGAGASKNKKKKKKPAAKAAPEPAAPAKGKKVPAHILAMQAAVAEKKRLEEEAERQRQEEIARIEAEEARIAEEERVALEAKNAKKEKEKLKKAELKAAGKLLTPKQKAERAAAEARKQALLASGVTVAALQDGGATAAKRPTYGKKKPAGKQQQAKTPSQPATPAEPATPPPAKVEEKKADDDEDDWDKSDTEVAAATAGVKDLKVDDKKEESEDDWDKSSEDEAPPPPKAAPKAAAPAAKATPAAKAAPAPAAKAAPATNGKAAAKEESESEEESDEESDDDDESDDDSEDDSDEDDSDDDSSEDEVEAAKERARVAIAKRRKAAEATQDKTDLRSPICCILGHVDTGKTKLLDKIRQTSVQEGEAGGITQQIGATFFPKEALIEKTEAVNKDGSVDVKIPGLLIIDTPGHESFTNLRSRGSSLCNIAILVIDITHGLEPQTIESINMLKMRKTPFIVALNKIDKLDATEWKITKDAGFRDTLANQSKRMQRMFEDRLQHVKVLLMEQGLNSEVYDQNPNPGRIVSIVPTSAVTGEGVPDLLALLVKLTQERMTGSLMYLSEPEATILEVKVIEGLGTTIDIVLVNGFLKEGDTIVLCGMNGPIVTNVRALLTPQPMRELRIKSAYVHHKQVKAALGVKISAPGLEKAIAGARMFVANNSDEEEYYKDLAMDDLTSLDKFVQKSGRGVYVQASTLGSLEALLVFLKDMKIPVFEFGLGPVYKSAVIRSSLMLDRAPEYAVMLCFDVPVTFEAEEAAKRDGVKIFSAMIIYHLFDAFKKHMEEVTEARKKEAAPNAVWPVKLKIIKPFASKDPIILGCDIVDGATARVGTPVGVVRYDKEKGTREIIPLGKITGLEINHKPMQVVKRSQVGAGVAVKIERAAYQAARAFGRHFDEKDEVVSLITRQSLDVLKNTFRDQVELSDWALLKKMKIEQGVQ
- the thrc gene encoding Threonine synthase, whose product is MSQTRYFSTRGGAETLSFDEAVLTGLAPNGGLYIPTEIPSLPADWETAWAKLSFAELSHAILSLFIPVDSIPSADLKDIIDRSYATFRSDAVTPLRKTADGEYTLELWHGPTWAFKDVALQFVGNVFAYLLEKRNEAGANEQLTVLGATSGDTGSAAIYGLRSKPAITIFILYPDGRVSPIQEAQMATVPDANVYCVSVLDSDFDTCQSIVKSCFSDAAFNKAHRLGAVNSINWARILAQIVYYFAAYFQLPEAERKDVNFSVPTGNFGDILAGWYAKRLGLPVGKLVVATNENDILQRFFATGRYERNGSEGVKATYSPAMDILLSSNFERLLYYLAHDTQTGAVAAGSPEERRAAAQAQLSKWYDEIKATGSADMGAAVQKLADSEFWAERVSDSETLAEINKYYSLPKPYGPYVVDPHTAVGLATTERSKAKGGKTWVTLSTAHPAKFSEAVELALNKDTAPGFDFRRDVLPEQLAELETLPKRVYKVRGEEGVRALVEAVKRGEKPAPSA
- the nup189 gene encoding Nucleoporin; this translates as MFGSSWGQNNQQQQQQQPQQTGGLFGSGGTSTGFGGNTFGQQQQNTGGFGQPAQQNTGTGLFGSSSANTGFGGGGGFGQPAQQAQTSTFGARPSFGATGSSTFGQANTTTGGGLFGSQNNNSTFGQNNASTSGGLFGAKPATSGFGSSPASGGLFGSKPATGFGASGSTSVTMPANHVYSYNPGPPPPPPTTGTQAPPYQPTWQRDPAPGIGKELPPPHLFHVINAMDAYKGASFEELRMMDYQQNRKEPTAQPAAAGGFGQPAAGGFGQPTSAFGQPAASTSTFGQKPATGGLFGSTSATPSGFGTSNTAGGFGQPQNTGTGLFGQNNTSTFGQQNTNTGGGLFGQQQNQANTTGGGLFGNNNNNSSPFGQNQQQQQPASTGFGGFGQAANKPAFGAATTSAFGQPAAATTGFGQQSTGTTGFGGFGQQQQQQQQPAQTGGLFGQQNTTTNAFGQTNTAAQPATSLFGQTNTQTGTTGGLFGNAAAKPAGGLFGSTPAATTGTTGFGGFGQSNTAAQPATGGLFGQTNAAAPATGTGLFGSATTQQPAQPASTGGLFGNANNAATGSSLFGAKPATTGGLFGNAAAQPAATGTTGFGGFGQAQATTGGGLFGNTQAAAAPKPGGLFGSGSSLFGQQTQQPAAATGTTGGLFGSALGQSQPATSGLFGSTNQQPAQTNSLFGSTLGQSTLQQQQQPNLMASVDQNPYGNNDLFKYNNQQLEISTSNKKPALPPLTTSTFRVTPSKGRVSNLRGFGSPYKGLNSSQGSARGGSPGLGVSSSPSRSLYGTPVPSDRYKGLTEQALSPNAFIPRPSVKKLTISKQQNGLSTSDDRLESVLGKSALKSSANGNGSAPPTPGDNFRSRSPAVITPRVIDDTPTRRPPTTVTEVAVRPPPVTYQHKKGDYWCRPSIDKLRMLSHDQLSSVANFSAGRKGYGEVTFLDPVDLTTLSSLNDVLGGVIVVEDLELTVYPDETNKPERGNGLNVPAEISLENCFARDKGTKQIVTDPSDPRYQRHLKRIKAIRDTEFISFTEDGVWTFRVEHFSKYGLLGSDDEESDEDTPASPTPAPFDKSVDDHSMSDSFDDEEDVDFLPPTKSIHDTLMHSDEGSFEDTEESDSYDEDVEQYDDEPADVQGNWDRPIKTKLGAEGMRKLRQMQSSFYGSQPTKAPRTTPAQAQRAAALEAARALQRKREDSGFESAEEGDAKLGDRAVKRASFGESSSPPLIRQPRKYAKVPLADSFVGGNEGVRADAGLALGRSFRCSWGPNGELVHFGKICAPHAKFSSSSDPVVMVEDVQLLAQPAAIERPRAERLLNLLLEHTNVEDVDGVPTAFIDNGVRFKEFAALFPTADRSHEASVWRLGQALFDEIDLGLPAGTPDEVRGNVAEVRRKLALSKWLEDAVAPAVDADLLNAGDNRPAKVFTLLTGNQVDRAVQSALDGKDMRLATLVSQAGGPDVFRAEVARQLQDWNQFGASGLIGYDYRKLYALLAGVTDVSPGGTDSSREVLVAEGLDWKRAFGLRLWYGCSFEDSIAGVLADYSEALQSAHPPARPLPPYLEKPGDDREWTLPTQPTDVLFNLLKLYSDLTVSLDNVLSARDCSPSPTDFRLPWHLYLLLSRVLAKRDFEDREEADDDGQSFSATADQITSSYAQQLEEEGQWTWAAFVLLHLERASSRRTAIQALLFRHPEPSPRDQDFLINTLHVPIEWLHEARAANLAAEGDVYKEYYALIPANLPDRAQRLLVGKLAPEAALRDDRNLLRRLCEALEPLKPTGWEYNGGLYLEYLEIVTEVKGLLKSVKNAGAHPDPHDAEKLSRLGKSLLRVIQLLPALFPDTTDVQQVASLSYMLSQLQVLAVGLHEEGVIPRPPVSKLLVDKDRLHLLQGAATESFEQSLSALTPKE